Genomic DNA from Leptospira venezuelensis:
TAGGCATGTACGCAGCAGTCAAACCAAAGAGTGTTTCTGGTTGCGGCTGGTTGGCAGGAAGATATTCGGACGGAAGATCTGGTTCCTTAATCCCCGAGCTTTCCACATTGGAAACTCTGGACTTATCGATCTCCAAAAAACCTACTTCTGTACGGATTACATAAACTGAATCGTTCTCTTTGGCGAGAATTCCTTGGATCCTACTTCCGTCCTTTAGTTGATAAGTGGAATAACTATAAGAGACTTGTTCTCCCTTTTTAGCATAATCTAATTTTCGAATGTCTTTTTTGGGAATTGCATAGACCCTATTTTTCCATTGAGCTCTTACATATTTTTCGTCTTCCGAAATCACTTCTAGAATGAACGCATCTCCGTTGTTTAATAAAAGCTCGGCAGCTTGGATACCGGAAGAAACGAAAAGGAAAAGTAAGATGCAGGAAATTTTCAATTTTAATTTCAATTAATATTCCTCATAACGCAGGTTTGAATTACTACGGTTGTTTTATATACTTATGATATGCTTTTTCATTCATCCTCAGACACTTGTTTTAGAAAATTTATATTATATTTTGGTAAATTATCATTTCGGGTTTTGGACCTCGATGAGGACTTCTGGGGTTTCGCGAGTTTTAATAGCTTGCGGGATAATTAGTGGTATTCGACCGGCTGCTCGGACCTTCATTCCTAATTCAGTTTTTATTGGGCCGTCCGGCTGCGCGTGAATGATGATTTTGGTCTTAGAATCTTTTTTAATAATAATTTTCTGGCAGCGTCTTTCGGACGTGTAAATATTCGATTGGCTGATGGTAGAACAAAATGGTTCCCTGTAATCTGAAACGATCAGTTTTGTTGAGTAATTTTCTAATTCATAATAATATCCGAAGTATGCTTGGAATGGAAATTCTAGATCAGTATTTCGGAATGGAAGTACAGCTGAATGTAATTCTACAAGTGATTCCCCTGGAGGAATTTCAATAGCGTACGGAGTATTTGCATAAAGTTCTCCAGAATGAATTTGCAAATAACGAGGAGTCGTCTCAAACTTCTCTTTTATTTCCTGTCCTCTGATGATGAACCATTGTATATAAATTGTTTCGATTTTTTTATTTTTTGAATTATCTAATGATATTTCCAAATTTCCTCGTTCTTGCTGAGATTCGTTTTGAGGAATTCGCTCCCTCCAAAGGGAGATTTTGGATGAACAGTTCATGTAGCTCATCATGAGCATAATGAATAATATAAACCTCATTATATTATTCTTAACGTATTGTTTCATTTCGGATTTTGGACCTCGATGAGGACTTCAGGGGTTTCGCGAGTTTTGACAATATAAGGTAAAGGAATTGGACGTGCGCCGCTTGTCGTTCTAATGTCTATAGAACTATTGATCGGAGCCGGTTTCTGGACTTTTATTATAATTCGCGTTTTAGTGTCTTTTTTAATGATGATTTGTTGGCATCTGTGAATCGTATTAGTTTGCAGCTGACAAACGGATTCTTTGTTGTTTAGATCAATTACAAGTCCAGAAGAATCATAATAAAATCCGAAATTCGCACCGAAATTAAATGTTAAATCATGCCTATTAAACAAATCCCATGTTGAAATGATCACACCGAAATATTCGCCCGGTGAGATTTTTATTTCATATGGAGAATTCACATAGAGCTCTCCTTCATGTCCCTGTAAAAAGAGAGGGTTGATATTGGTTTTTTTTACGAGATCCTGATCGTAAATAAGAAGCCCATGAATGTTAATCGTTTCAATTTTTTTATTCTCTTCATTATTTAACGAAATTTCAAGAACGCCCCTGTCTGGTATAGAATCTATTGGACGTAGGCGTTCTCTTAAGAGGGATAATTTGGAAGAACAGTTTGCGATTATGAGATAAATTAATAATAAACCAAACTTTTTCCAATTGGTTTTAATATAATTCCTCATTTTGGGTTTTGAACCTCGATGAGAACTTCGGGGGATTCTTGTATATTAATAACATGAGGAAGAGGTATCCGACGAGGTCCTGCCGCTTGAATGCCTAACTCAGATTTGACTGGGACTTCTTTTTGCACACGTATAATGATTTTAGATATCAGATTTTTCTTGATTATAATTTTGCTACATTGATTCAAAAATTTATCATCAAAAGAACATTTAGAGTTCATATAGTTTGATGCAATTGCTATTTTCGGTTCTTTTCTTATATCAAGATAATAACCAAAAAACACACTAAACGGAAATACTAGGTCATGGTTTTTTGCAGGGACATCTAAAGCTTCAAGACGCGCATAGTATTCGCCGGGCGGGAGATTTATTTGGTAAGGAATGTCTGCATATAGATCACCTTCATGAGTTTGAATGTTTGTCGCTTTATTTGCTGCAACTTCAATAATTTCGTTATTAAATAGAGCAAGATACCATATGTATATGGACTTTACTGTAGACCTTTCTATATTTTCTAACGAGACCTCAAGAGTTCCATAGTTCGATGGAGAATCCATTTTTGGAAGGCGATTGTATACGAGAGAAATTTTGGAGGAACAATCTATAACTCCCAAAAAACATATGATCAATGAGCCTATTAAAATTATATTATGTTTCGAATTAGATTTCATACTAACTTCCTAACTTTCTTTACAAACCGTAACAGAATCTATTTAATGCTGCGTTAAAGCCGGTTCCAGAATAAATTCCTGATCCAACAGCTCCCCAAGCATCCCCACTCACTGTAAAAAACCCGCTGGCCATAAATTCAGGCTCAGAGTTTCTTCGGTTCATAGATTCCTTCAAATTATAACCAGTGAAATCCCAGTTACTCCATTTGAAATTTACAAATCCGCCGAGAAGAGTAGTCGCGGTCCAATTTAATGCTGTTGTAGTGGCAAGTTCTCCGAATTGTCTGCCTAAAAAGCGTCCCGCTGTCAATGCTCCAGAAATTGTTGCATCTATTCCGTAGCCGAGTTTTCCTAACGACCCTTCAAAGTATTCGAAATTACTCGATTTGAATTCAGTGGTATTTGATATACCCTTAGGCATAAATTCCCAACCGAGTTTCTCTGCGGCTATCGGCCCTACCATGGATCCAATTCCTCCTCCCAATTGTGCCCCTCGAATTGCAGTAGATTC
This window encodes:
- a CDS encoding LA_3334 family protein, with amino-acid sequence MKLKLKISCILLFLFVSSGIQAAELLLNNGDAFILEVISEDEKYVRAQWKNRVYAIPKKDIRKLDYAKKGEQVSYSYSTYQLKDGSRIQGILAKENDSVYVIRTEVGFLEIDKSRVSNVESSGIKEPDLPSEYLPANQPQPETLFGLTAAYMPNFQPLGPTFPATGAFGFFVEPAFMRMRDTYQWGFRVEGLSSKSELGNFSVLHAWTNFGRNWLIGGNQNLDFYAKLGLGVASVQYKYEESSRAGLDPSASLELGYQGFRWGDYQLRTGIRGTCFFERTTTFCMAGLEISIGKRL